The following are encoded in a window of Bacteroidota bacterium genomic DNA:
- the infA gene encoding translation initiation factor IF-1, with the protein MAKQEPIKQQGVVTEALPNTQFRVQLDNGHVILGLLSGKMRKFFIRILPGDRVDVEMSPYDLTKGRIVYRYKG; encoded by the coding sequence ATGGCTAAACAAGAACCAATTAAGCAACAGGGTGTCGTCACTGAGGCGCTCCCAAACACACAATTCCGCGTACAACTCGACAATGGTCATGTGATCCTTGGTCTTCTGTCCGGCAAAATGCGCAAGTTTTTTATCCGCATCCTCCCTGGAGATCGCGTAGACGTTGAGATGTCGCCTTACGATCTCACAAAAGGTCGCATTGTATACCGCTACAAAGGGTAA